In Piliocolobus tephrosceles isolate RC106 chromosome 5, ASM277652v3, whole genome shotgun sequence, a single genomic region encodes these proteins:
- the LOC111548545 gene encoding skin secretory protein xP2-like, with protein MAKQFCPSLCRRCVEPGPRSGRLTRRPGPVAGPLRCPLSLRNYERARPSIINLSHLCSCLGAQAQPCRLRDLKGVLKGVGRWCCAQDGSLGRPVAFAYTNTTNLVELLAARIGGGAPAPCQAGPRPEASPLTPPVPGARLRGAVMSGLLLATGPRAVLLSSAPEPAQGSARPRSEPRASPGGRAGSELDPQSPFQRPRYDSDGRGRPPTLTPSSARGGASAGSRRPRPDPRPHRPLPAPALPPRSGVTHSGRPVLSCPFDLRVWEPVCPLSAHCHGRWDPFAAAGRSPDGRWEDLACLRPPPPSSGDPGRGSQPLGFPARVPREGPGLRARRPATARAHAPAASPGVQHWAAPARALVRAPRLSAPQPPAPGRAAAGLEHRVHQSIPSPSAALAPQMLRCARAHAETGAAASGPTAREQRWLANSDTQQKLGLHRLSPLRGRHGPGQA; from the exons ATGGCAAAGCAGTTTTGCCCGAGTTTGTGCAGGAGGTGCGTGGAACCCGGGCCTCGCAGCGGCCGTCTGACCCGCAGGCCAGGCCCCGTCGCGGGCCCTCTGCGCTGCCCTTTGTCTTTAAGGAATTACGAGCGAGCTAGGCCCAGCATAATAAACCTGTCGCACCTCTGCAGCTGTTTAGGGGCGCAGGCTCAGCCGTGCAGGCTGCGCgaccttaagggagtgctaaaggGCGTGGGCCGCTGGTGCTGCGCGCAAGATGGCTCCTTAGGAAGGCCGG TCGCCTTCGCCTACACCAACACCACGAACCTCGTGGAACTTCTGGCAGCCA GAATTGGAGGAGGCGCCCCCGCCCCGTGCCAAGCGGGCCCGAGGCCCGAGGCCTCCCCGCTCACACCCCCGGTGCCGGGAGCACGTCTTCGAGGGGCCGTGATGTCGGGGTTGCTACTCGCGACTGGACCTCGGGCCGTGTTGCTGTCCTCGGCCCCCGAGCCCGCCCAGGGGTCTGCACGGCCCAGGTCTGAGCCGCGGGCTTCTCCTGGGGGGCGCGCTGGGAGTGAGCTCGATCCCCAAAGCCCATTTCAACGTCCCAGGTATGACTCCGACGGCAGGGGCAGGCCACCCACCCTCACCCCTTCCTCCGCTAGAGGAGGAGCCTCTGCCGGGAGCCGACGACCGCGGCCTGACCCCAGGCCCCACCGCCCACTCCCGGCTCCCGCCCTTCCTCCACGGTCAGGGGTCACACACAGCGGACGCCCAGTTCTCAGCTGCCCCTTTGATCTCCGAGTTTGGGAGCCAGTGTGTCCGCTGAGCGCGCACTGCCACGGGCGCTGGGACCCCTTTGCTGCTGCGGGGAGGAGCCCCGACGGCAGGTGGGAAGACCTGGCTTGCCTGCGGCCCCCGCCCCCCAGCTCAGGCGACCCGGGGCGAGGCTCTCAGCCCCTGGGCTTCCCCGCTCGGGTTCCGAGGGAGGGGCCGGGCCTTCGGGCCCGCAGACCCGCCACCGCGCGTGCGCATGCGCCGGCCGCGAGCCCCGGGGTGCAGCACTGGGCGGCTCCGGCCCGCGCACTGGTCCGGGCGCCGCGGCTTAGCGCGCCCCAACCTCCAGCTCCGGGGAGAGCTGCGGCGGGACTGGAGCACCGTGTTCATCAAAGTATCCCCTCGCCGTCGGCAGCCCTGGCCCCGCAGATGCTCCGGTGCGCTCGGGCGCACGCAGAGACTGGCGCTGCAGCCTCCGGGCCAACGGCACGCGAGCAACGCTGGTTGGCAAACTCCGACACGCAACAGAAGTTGGGGCTGCACCGACTCTCGCCGCTTCGGGGGAGGCATGGGCCCGGGCAGGCCTAG